A segment of the Nasonia vitripennis strain AsymCx chromosome 2, Nvit_psr_1.1, whole genome shotgun sequence genome:
gggcagcgtggaaggcttgcgtagatgaggcgatgaactttcaagttccaaatgccatttaaaaaaaaaaaatttattatcagAATTTATTTGGTTCCTCGCGGGATTCAATTTTATGCGCAGACAGTATGAATGTGACTAAATTATGTTGTCTATGAGCTCTTTTATCCGTTAcgttttttcaattaaactgTCGGGACCGTGCATACCCTGtcttaaaaaattgataaatgaATGTTGccggaaaaataaatatccagTAGTTTGAATGGTGATGACATTTAAAATGTTGGGTATCAATTCAATAATTTACGTATtataaattagattttaatctTTTGGCCTCAAAAACTAAAATGAACAGTCAGTTGATTATTGTTGCGCAATATGGGTGtgcatgtttttattttttagtaataTTAGACCTTTATTCCTGCCCATTTCACGTGTGGATGGCATGCCTCTTATATACAAATCCTCTTCGAGAATCACGATCTCGATCTCGAAATAAGCAAGAGCCTGCGAGaagttatatttttcttatgtGATCAAGTGCTAGTCGTTAGAACAAGGAGTTTCAATTGCTTGAAAAGTTATGGAGAATTTTCTGATTATTACGGTTTCGCCGGTTTGCGTAATCAGGCTGTTTAAGCCCCTTTTTTCGGTTTTCGGGCGACTTATCCTACACAGAAAGTTAGAGCAGGAAGCCTCTATTACGATGAACGTGAacaaagatgaaaattttcatcttgCTCGTGAGATCGCGATCCGAGATTCTCgagcattattttttataatcgaTAAACACAACGCGCGcatgtatttttattcgatTGCCGTTACGAATACCTTATTACTCATGggaacattttaaattttatatcgatgaattttttatttagttatttAAAGTCGCTTCCCCCGTATGCGTATTAGCGACGAACACTTAGATACGCATTGTTTACAATTTTACATGATATTTACAAGAAGGCAGTAAAAATCACGTGTCACAAAGCAATtataatacactatatttattatataagtTGTCTATAGTTTATTTCATCAATGAATTTGATCACTTACTTACACGGTCTTCTTTGCTGAGCAGATTAACGATATTGGTTTTCAACTTAAgattttttctcttgttttcGAAGTGTGGACAACTGATTAATAAGTCTTCtatattataacaatattttgattttttttttaaaggatTTTGAATTTGATGGTTATGCTAAGATGATCCAGTTTTTTCTTGAAGAGATTTCTAATTTGCGATGAACAAAAGATAACATTCGGCAATCAAAGTAATAATTGCGTTAAGCTTTTAAATCAGTATTTGCGTACGTAATTTATACACAAACGCGAACATGAAAAATCTCGAAATTCGGAAAATCCTCTACTGTGGACGTCTCATTCGAGGCTTCTTGTTATAACCAATTGCATTTGATTCCTTGCAAAAAAGACAACGTTCTAGATTCGGTGGATTTTATGGATCGTATATACTAAAGAAGTCCATTCAGCCCGAGTACGCAGACCGGCGAAATTTTGACGTTCGGAAAACTTTTCACGACTTTTCTCATCCCGATCTAAGCTCCGTGTTCTAACCACTCGCGATTTAGCAAACctgcaaaattttaatattcataatatCCTTCATAGCGATCGCCCCAATCAAGGCTACCTATTCTAACCACTCTAATTCGAATCTTTGCGAAAAAATACAACCTTCCAGGATCAGTGGGTCTCCGGGAACGTGCACAAAGGGCTCCATCCAGCCCGATTATGCCAAACAACAACACCTCGTAGTATTCGAATAATCTTTCATAGCACGTTTTCCAATCGAGGTTCCCTGTTCTAACCATATTTCAATCGATTCATTATGAATAAAACACACACGTTAATATTTCTTTATGAATAAATAgccatataattatttacaaaaactatacagaaaaagaatacAATAATCCAAATTCGAGACATTGGCACGCTTGCGCGCCTGATCAAACCCTAGTTAGTCTAAAAAACTTTTCTACGATTTCGGAAAATCAAAAAGTTGTCACAAGCATTGCTTTATTCTGTTTTCACGGTCTCGTGAGAAATCGGGTGGGAGCCGTCTCCCCGGTTCTTAATAACAGCCTTGAGTAGTTTTTCCGATGGCTCCTTCAGGTCGTACGCCCAGCCGATCTTTGCGGCCAGATCGATCAGACACGTCGTCAGATTGACGTTGGTGATATAGTTGAAGCCAAGCTCGGAAGCCTTGTAATCGGCGGGGAAAGCGTGGTGGTAATTGTGCCATCCCTCTCCTCCAGTCGCGAGTGTCATGAGGAAATTTTCCGATGGTTCGATGTTTCTGGAGAAGAAGTCACGATGTTAATTTTCAAAGTTCGCTATCGCCGAAGGCAAAAATGTATATAGGCTTATTTTTCAACTCACTTATCGTAAGGGTGACCTCCAAACCTGTGAGCCAAACTGTTGATGCCCCACGTGCAGTTCAACGAGTAGACGTAACGCATGAAACATTGCGACAAGATTGCCCAATACCAGGACTCGTTCCAGAAATACACCGGCACCAACGTGGGTATGATAAAAGTGAACATGAGCCTCAACACTTGGAAGTGCCTGAAATTACACCGCAACAATTTGTTAGAAAAGTTGATATattcaacaataataataaatttgaaaaaaaaatcgactgACTTTTCTTCAAACTTGATGACCGGGTCGTTGGCAATATCACTGAGGTCGAGTTGCTTGGCCTTCTTCAGTACTTCGGGATGTCTCTTCATGCAGAGCCAGCCAATATGACTGAACCAGAATCCACGGGCTGCGTTGACGGGATCGGCGTCGGTCTCCGAAAACTTGTGGTGAAGACGGTGATCTCTGGACCACCATATCGCAGAGTACTGAAACGCAAAGATGCGATAACAATACGTCGGGATAACGAAGCATTATTTTCGAGGGGTATTGAACGTTCACAACTTACCTGTCCAGATGTCAAGTAGCAGATTATGGAGATGATCTTAAAAGGAAGCTTGGCTTTGAAGGCACGGTGAGACCACAAACGGTGCACGCCAGAGGCGACACCGAAGTTGGCGACGATGGCCAAGAACCAACCTGCAAATGAACTTTAGTTATTTTGATTGTCGAAAAGTATACGCATAACGCTAGACGCGTCTGCCGAAATATACGCGCTCTTTCTAATATTAACAGTTTTTAGCATGAGAATTGTTATCTCGCGCGCACAAGACACAATCAGTTAATCAGTTGGCTTCTGTCCACCTGCAATACGTATTACAGACTCAGATTCGTAgggaaaaatgaatttataaaagGAGTCTCGTGTTTTCCAGTCgttattttctcaaaatatAACGCGTCACCTGTCACCTACATATATAACACAACGTAGGGATACCGCCCGACAATGTCAACAATCAAAAGTCGCCTGATCATCACAGACGCGCGGATACTTCAAACAtttgtcacagacgcacacatctgcaacgcgagctgcgagacgagtcagcgataagagtccgcagagccgtactacgatgcatagcatgCGCTTGCATCGTAGACTTTAGCTCAGTGGTTGGCGAGCTCCCGCTTGTTAATCTCGGAGTCCGCGGTTCCGTCTCCTCTTCGCCCGTCACACACTTTATCGTAATAATAGACACCGAAATGAAAATAACATGCGCTCTTTGTGATATCCTCAAATCGAGAAACGAGACTGCGATGTGCCAGCAACCGTGCATGTATTGCAAAAAAAGATCTTACCCCACACGAACGTCATCTTCTTCTCTAAGTAAGGATAGGTGAGAAATCCGTAGAGCGCGACCGCGTGCATAACCACCATGAAAAGGAGGTTGCCCCATTTGATGTCCGTCCTCTGCAGAAACGGCTTGCTGAGGACCTTCTCCTTGTACTCCTCGGCGCTCATATTGAACTCCGAGTCTTTGTATTGCTCGTCGTAGCCATCGAAGCCGGGGATGTCTAGAGTTTTCAGAGGATCCTCGACGGCTTCGGGTAGTATGTGCTCGTAGATCTGTTCGTTCGGTGGCATGATGTCGCTTGCGGTGCAAAAATTCGGCAATTAGACTTTcgactcgtttttttttttttttttggctcaACTCGAGAGACGTGTCCGTCCGATGAATACCGGTGACTGATTCAGACGTACTGCTATGCGTAAAAGCTCATCGGTACGCGAGAGCGGAGAGAGGGACTTACACAGGTATTTTGCTTTATACAGATAAAATTTAGGCGTTATCTAACAACACGCACCGCCGGTGTACGAAAATCTGACGTCACCGCAGGAATTATggcaaattttaaaattacgcGAGCCTTGCGATCTGGCACACTGTACATTCCGATATATCACGGCGCGTTCTATACAGTATACGGTGTAGACtatataatatttcaattttttcatacaTCAGCGCGAACTCCGGCGAAAATCTCCGTTATAGAATGTGTAACGGGCCGCGCGCACATCCCTCCGAATTAACGCAGTTATCACCTATTGTAAGCAAGTATACAGAAAGTCAGTATAAAGAAAACGTTGATGCCTACCGTGGCCA
Coding sequences within it:
- the LOC100114997 gene encoding stearoyl-CoA desaturase 5-like; its protein translation is MPPNEQIYEHILPEAVEDPLKTLDIPGFDGYDEQYKDSEFNMSAEEYKEKVLSKPFLQRTDIKWGNLLFMVVMHAVALYGFLTYPYLEKKMTFVWGWFLAIVANFGVASGVHRLWSHRAFKAKLPFKIISIICYLTSGQYSAIWWSRDHRLHHKFSETDADPVNAARGFWFSHIGWLCMKRHPEVLKKAKQLDLSDIANDPVIKFEEKHFQVLRLMFTFIIPTLVPVYFWNESWYWAILSQCFMRYVYSLNCTWGINSLAHRFGGHPYDKNIEPSENFLMTLATGGEGWHNYHHAFPADYKASELGFNYITNVNLTTCLIDLAAKIGWAYDLKEPSEKLLKAVIKNRGDGSHPISHETVKTE